The proteins below are encoded in one region of Sphingobium yanoikuyae:
- a CDS encoding TauD/TfdA dioxygenase family protein, which translates to MNVIHKSRVTFRPVKPLIGALVEADREALFDPEVVAQCRDMLEERTVLVMPQVHFTNEEQLAFTDLLGGRLNLTSEATTNKDEDVYQVTLDRKINRAPEYVLGTFFWHMDGMPMEMPPPLATLLSARRLAPKGGQTEFANTFAAYEQMPEAQRAEIEDLRIIHSVAASLRSIADAIPEAEKGKLAIGVEKERPLVQTHKNGRKSLIVGSTADRIVGMELAYGRAYIARLNEWATQPDFVYQHQWQAGDFVIWSNTGALHRVVPYARDSGRMMHRTSIAG; encoded by the coding sequence ATGAACGTCATTCACAAGAGCCGCGTCACCTTCCGCCCGGTCAAGCCGCTGATCGGCGCGCTGGTCGAGGCCGATCGGGAGGCGCTGTTCGATCCCGAAGTGGTCGCCCAGTGTCGCGACATGCTGGAGGAACGGACCGTGCTGGTCATGCCGCAGGTCCATTTCACCAATGAGGAGCAACTGGCCTTTACCGACCTGCTCGGCGGGCGGCTCAACCTCACCAGCGAGGCGACGACCAACAAGGACGAGGACGTCTATCAGGTGACGCTCGATCGCAAGATCAACCGCGCGCCCGAATATGTGCTGGGCACCTTCTTCTGGCACATGGACGGCATGCCGATGGAGATGCCGCCACCGCTCGCGACCCTGCTCTCGGCCCGGCGCCTGGCGCCCAAGGGCGGCCAGACCGAATTTGCCAACACCTTCGCCGCCTATGAGCAGATGCCCGAAGCGCAGCGCGCCGAGATAGAGGATCTGCGCATCATCCATAGCGTCGCCGCCAGTCTGCGCTCGATCGCCGACGCCATTCCCGAGGCGGAAAAGGGCAAGCTGGCGATCGGCGTCGAGAAGGAACGGCCGCTGGTCCAGACCCACAAGAATGGCCGCAAGAGCCTGATCGTCGGATCGACCGCCGACCGGATCGTCGGCATGGAGCTGGCCTATGGCCGCGCCTATATCGCCCGGCTCAACGAATGGGCGACCCAGCCCGATTTCGTCTATCAGCATCAATGGCAGGCGGGCGACTTCGTCATCTGGAGCAATACCGGCGCGCTGCACCGGGTGGTGCCCTATGCCCGCGATTCCGGGCGGATGATGCACCGCACCTCGATTGCGGGCTGA
- a CDS encoding magnesium and cobalt transport protein CorA, whose protein sequence is MTVIAAYLYRNGQRVREVSINERIDCAEDKSEFVWIGVASPTAEEMRTLQQNYNLHPLAVEDAIKADQLPKVDIYGEQLFVVARTAHVEEKTIAYGETAIFVGHSHIISVRHGSARGHIELRHALEAVPDRLAHGVDYVLHAILDFIVDGYLPIVEGIEEEVLTMEQHTVDNFLGRDEITRIFNLRRQLIRFQRILGPVQEVATKFVKIDLPCIDPETRPYFSDVRDHVRRVQTMVDDLREVLNSVFEFSNLLEQQRTGTITRQLAAWAAILAVPTAIAGIYGMNFEHMPELKTRYGYFVVLAVILLICSILYRRFRKLNWL, encoded by the coding sequence ATGACCGTCATTGCCGCCTATCTCTATCGCAACGGCCAGCGCGTGCGCGAAGTGTCGATCAATGAACGGATCGATTGCGCCGAGGACAAGTCGGAATTCGTCTGGATCGGCGTCGCCAGCCCGACGGCCGAGGAAATGCGGACGCTGCAGCAGAATTACAATCTCCACCCGCTGGCGGTGGAGGATGCGATCAAGGCGGACCAGCTGCCCAAGGTCGACATCTATGGCGAGCAACTGTTCGTCGTCGCCCGCACCGCCCATGTCGAGGAGAAGACGATCGCCTATGGCGAGACAGCGATCTTCGTCGGCCACAGCCATATCATCAGCGTCCGCCATGGCTCGGCGCGTGGGCATATCGAGCTGCGTCACGCGCTGGAGGCGGTGCCGGACCGACTGGCCCATGGCGTCGATTATGTGCTGCACGCCATCCTCGACTTCATCGTCGACGGCTATCTGCCGATCGTCGAGGGGATCGAGGAGGAAGTGCTGACGATGGAGCAGCACACGGTCGACAATTTCCTCGGCCGCGACGAGATCACCCGCATCTTCAACCTGCGGCGCCAGTTGATCCGTTTCCAGCGCATATTGGGGCCGGTGCAGGAGGTCGCGACCAAGTTCGTCAAGATCGACCTGCCCTGCATCGACCCGGAAACCCGACCTTATTTCAGCGATGTGCGCGACCATGTGCGGCGGGTACAGACGATGGTCGACGATCTGCGCGAGGTGCTGAATTCCGTCTTCGAGTTCAGCAATTTGCTGGAACAGCAGCGCACCGGCACGATCACCCGTCAGCTTGCCGCCTGGGCCGCGATCCTGGCGGTACCGACCGCGATCGCCGGCATCTACGGCATGAATTTCGAGCATATGCCCGAGCTCAAGACCCGCTACGGCTATTTCGTCGTACTGGCGGTGATCCTGCTGATCTGTTCCATCCTCTACCGGCGTTTCCGCAAGCTCAACTGGCTTTGA
- a CDS encoding AraC family transcriptional regulator translates to MDEDRDAFEAINAHMLRFLPELVAELGGEAPDSSNASPSYRQTIALIEEAAHRLACPDFGMRLALRQRGVDLFGPLGDAMRNAPTFGAAIDYVCSHNYAHSLAASVWLRRFPSVRHVFVGHDILLDGVPNRAQAMEHILLVGHLFAMELTGGRARARRVHFRHQPISPARIYRRYFGCPVHFGQNEDGISFSERDMASPVIDRDATVFAAVTAYIEREFPHRHPPLHAQVRGIVMQWLWTAHCSNDRVAAELGLHPRTLHRRLATEGTSFQKIKDEVRRDILRYYLEQTDIDFAHVSEKLGFSEQSVMTRSCNHWFGASPTRLRARLHAPA, encoded by the coding sequence ATGGATGAGGATCGTGACGCGTTCGAGGCGATCAACGCCCATATGCTGCGGTTCCTGCCGGAGCTGGTGGCGGAACTGGGCGGCGAAGCGCCGGACAGCAGCAATGCGTCACCCAGCTATCGCCAGACCATCGCACTGATCGAGGAGGCTGCGCATCGGCTCGCCTGCCCGGATTTCGGCATGCGCCTTGCCCTGCGCCAGCGCGGCGTGGACCTGTTCGGGCCGCTGGGCGACGCGATGCGCAACGCGCCGACCTTTGGCGCGGCGATCGACTATGTGTGCAGCCATAATTATGCGCACAGCCTGGCGGCGTCGGTCTGGCTCCGCCGCTTTCCTTCCGTCCGCCATGTCTTCGTCGGGCATGACATATTGCTCGACGGCGTGCCAAACCGGGCGCAGGCGATGGAGCATATCCTGCTGGTCGGCCATCTTTTCGCGATGGAACTGACCGGCGGGCGGGCACGGGCGCGGCGGGTGCATTTCCGCCATCAGCCGATCTCGCCGGCGCGCATCTATCGCCGCTATTTCGGATGCCCGGTCCATTTCGGCCAGAATGAGGACGGGATCAGCTTTTCCGAGCGCGACATGGCAAGCCCGGTGATCGACCGGGATGCCACGGTCTTTGCCGCCGTCACCGCCTATATCGAACGGGAATTTCCCCATCGCCATCCGCCGCTGCATGCGCAGGTGCGCGGCATCGTCATGCAATGGCTATGGACCGCCCATTGCTCGAACGATCGGGTCGCGGCCGAACTGGGGCTGCACCCGCGCACCCTGCACCGCCGGCTGGCGACGGAGGGCACGAGCTTCCAGAAGATCAAGGACGAGGTGCGGCGCGACATATTGCGCTACTATCTGGAGCAGACCGACATCGACTTCGCCCATGTGTCGGAGAAGCTGGGCTTTTCCGAGCAATCGGTGATGACGCGCAGCTGCAACCACTGGTTCGGCGCGTCGCCGACGCGGTTGCGGGCGCGGTTGCACGCGCCCGCCTGA